One genomic window of Actinoplanes lobatus includes the following:
- a CDS encoding citrate synthase 2, which translates to MLTVNPGLAGVVAFDTEIAEPDRDGGALRYRGVDITALAGTVSFGDVWGLLVDGDFTRGLPVAEPLPPLTASGDIRADVQAAVSLLAPRWGLGQLIDIPDDQARDDLARASAATLSYVAQAARAAYPPAPRSARAPVDNRAVWTPAVPQRLVDAGRTATERFMIAWQGEPDPRHVAAIDRYWICAAEHGMNASTFTGRVVASTGADAPACLSAAVAALSGPLHGGAPSRALGMIEEVESGVDARRYVRRILDGGQRLMGFGHAIYRAEDPRARILRDAARELAAPRYEVARELELAALAELHDRKPDRVLATNVEFWAAVILDFAGVPAEMFTSMFTCARTAGWSAHILEQKRLGKIIRPSADYVGPTGRPAAEVHGWPEALRRSS; encoded by the coding sequence ATGTTGACAGTCAATCCAGGACTCGCCGGTGTCGTTGCATTCGACACCGAGATCGCCGAACCCGACCGGGACGGCGGGGCGCTGCGATACCGCGGCGTCGACATCACCGCACTCGCCGGAACGGTGTCGTTCGGCGACGTATGGGGCCTGCTCGTCGACGGCGACTTCACCCGCGGCCTTCCGGTCGCGGAGCCACTGCCGCCGCTGACGGCCAGCGGTGACATCCGGGCCGACGTGCAGGCGGCGGTCTCTCTGCTGGCGCCCCGGTGGGGGCTCGGGCAGCTGATCGACATTCCTGACGATCAGGCCCGGGACGACCTGGCCCGGGCATCGGCGGCCACGCTGTCCTATGTGGCCCAGGCGGCCCGGGCAGCCTATCCGCCCGCGCCGCGATCGGCCCGGGCCCCTGTGGACAACCGTGCGGTGTGGACTCCCGCTGTGCCGCAGCGTCTCGTCGACGCCGGGCGGACCGCCACCGAACGGTTCATGATCGCCTGGCAGGGCGAGCCGGACCCGCGGCACGTCGCGGCGATCGACCGGTACTGGATCTGCGCGGCGGAACACGGCATGAACGCCTCCACGTTCACCGGCCGGGTGGTCGCCAGCACCGGCGCGGACGCCCCGGCCTGTCTGTCGGCGGCCGTCGCGGCGTTGTCCGGCCCGTTGCACGGCGGGGCGCCGTCCCGGGCGCTGGGGATGATCGAGGAGGTCGAGAGCGGGGTCGACGCCCGCCGCTACGTGCGCCGGATCCTGGACGGCGGCCAGCGGCTGATGGGTTTCGGGCACGCGATCTACCGGGCTGAGGACCCTCGGGCGCGCATTCTGCGGGACGCCGCTCGCGAGCTCGCCGCACCCCGTTACGAGGTGGCCCGCGAACTCGAGCTGGCGGCCCTGGCCGAGCTGCACGACCGCAAGCCGGACCGGGTACTGGCCACGAACGTCGAATTCTGGGCCGCGGTGATCCTGGACTTCGCGGGGGTGCCGGCCGAGATGTTCACGTCCATGTTCACCTGCGCCCGTACGGCCGGCTGGAGCGCGCACATCCTGGAACAGAAGCGCCTGGGCAAGATCATCCGCCCGTCCGCGGACTACGTGGGCCCCACCGGGCGCCCGGCCGCCGAGGTGCACGGCTGGCCGGAGGCCCTCCGCCGCAGCTCGTGA
- a CDS encoding alpha/beta fold hydrolase, translated as MRYLEVRGSRIRFHESGDPAAPPVVLLHGIGRSLEDWALQHPLLDGEYRVISVDMPGFGLSQRMPLPTTLGVLADGVWATLDELGETRPVHLMGNSLGGAVSMTMLAGAPERVSTLTLVNSAGFGKEVTVALRMLAVPGLGRQMLRRIDRLTAPRMERMIFADRTLVTAERIEMAIRIARQPDFAAVYLEIAKELGGLRGVAAAWRADLLSRVAGNARPTMIVWGDRDRILPSTHLAAARTAFPHAQSHMFAKTGHMPQIERPEEFAGLVRPMLAKVAV; from the coding sequence ATGAGATATCTGGAGGTACGCGGAAGCCGGATTCGTTTTCACGAGAGCGGGGATCCGGCCGCTCCGCCGGTTGTCCTGCTGCACGGCATCGGCCGCAGCCTGGAGGACTGGGCATTGCAGCATCCGCTGCTCGACGGCGAGTACCGGGTGATCAGTGTGGACATGCCCGGCTTCGGCCTGTCGCAACGAATGCCGTTGCCGACAACGCTCGGCGTGCTCGCCGACGGCGTGTGGGCCACCCTCGACGAACTCGGCGAGACCCGTCCCGTGCACCTGATGGGCAACTCGCTCGGCGGCGCCGTGTCGATGACCATGCTGGCCGGCGCGCCCGAGCGGGTGTCCACGCTGACCCTGGTGAACAGCGCCGGGTTCGGCAAGGAGGTGACCGTCGCGCTGCGCATGCTCGCCGTACCCGGGCTGGGCAGGCAGATGCTGCGCCGCATCGACCGGCTCACCGCACCCCGGATGGAACGGATGATCTTCGCGGACCGCACGCTGGTCACCGCCGAGCGCATCGAGATGGCCATCCGGATCGCCCGGCAGCCGGACTTCGCCGCCGTCTACCTGGAGATCGCCAAGGAACTCGGCGGTCTCCGCGGTGTAGCCGCCGCCTGGCGTGCCGACCTGCTGTCCCGCGTCGCCGGCAATGCCAGGCCCACGATGATCGTCTGGGGCGACCGCGACCGGATCCTGCCGAGCACCCACCTGGCCGCGGCGCGGACGGCGTTCCCGCACGCGCAGTCGCACATGTTCGCGAAAACCGGCCACATGCCTCAGATCGAACGGCCGGAGGAGTTCGCCGGCCTGGTCCGCCCGATGCTGGCGAAGGTGGCCGTCTGA
- a CDS encoding SDR family NAD(P)-dependent oxidoreductase codes for MTRLPEYRFAGRTTVLTGAASGIGEQLAYGLALRGSDLVLIDVDEDRLNPVAERIRSAHPALQVETIVADLSDRAAVESVAARVLTGHPAIGLLVNNAGIALGGRFDQVSVEQFEKVMNVNFRAPMLLIHALLPALTATPGGHLVNVSSLFGLIAPPGQTAYSASKFALRGLSESLRGELADSGVGVTTVHPGGIRTRIAESALVGSHVPEEEIEPNRKVFAALLSYPADKAAEQILRAVAKRKARLLIASSAKAPDLLARLLPVGHARIVRALTTASVSRGARPARSVARR; via the coding sequence ATGACCCGACTCCCCGAGTACCGGTTCGCCGGGCGCACCACCGTGCTCACCGGCGCGGCCAGCGGCATCGGTGAACAACTCGCCTACGGCCTGGCCTTGCGCGGCAGTGACCTGGTCCTGATCGACGTCGACGAGGACCGGCTCAACCCGGTGGCCGAGCGGATCCGGAGCGCCCATCCCGCTCTCCAGGTGGAAACGATTGTCGCTGACCTCTCCGACCGGGCAGCGGTCGAATCGGTGGCCGCGCGGGTGCTCACCGGGCACCCGGCGATCGGTCTGCTGGTCAACAATGCCGGGATCGCGCTCGGCGGGCGCTTCGACCAGGTGTCGGTCGAGCAGTTCGAAAAGGTCATGAACGTCAACTTCCGGGCGCCGATGCTGCTCATCCACGCATTGCTCCCGGCGTTGACCGCCACACCGGGTGGACATCTCGTCAACGTGTCCAGTCTGTTCGGATTGATCGCGCCGCCGGGGCAGACCGCCTACAGCGCCAGCAAGTTCGCACTGCGCGGGCTGAGTGAGTCGCTGCGCGGCGAGCTCGCCGACAGCGGGGTGGGCGTCACGACGGTGCACCCCGGGGGCATCCGGACCAGGATCGCGGAATCGGCGCTGGTCGGCTCACACGTACCGGAAGAAGAGATCGAACCCAACCGCAAAGTCTTCGCCGCGCTGCTCAGCTATCCCGCCGACAAGGCCGCGGAGCAGATCCTGCGGGCCGTCGCGAAGCGGAAGGCCCGGCTGCTGATCGCCTCCAGCGCCAAGGCCCCGGACCTGCTGGCCCGGCTTCTGCCGGTCGGTCACGCACGGATCGTGCGCGCGCTGACCACGGCGTCGGTGTCCCGCGGCGCGCGTCCGGCGAGATCGGTGGCCCGGCGATGA
- a CDS encoding flavin-containing monooxygenase → MPTDQHFDVLIVGAGLSGIGAAWRLQKQRPRDTYAILEARGAIGGTWDLFRYPGVRSDSDMYTLSYPFRPWRESESLASGDKIRRYIEDTADEAGITRHIRFGARVVRADWSTADARWTVHIADGEVLTCGFIYGCAGYYSYDEGYQPDFPGLGDYTGRLVHPQFWPPDLDYRGKRVAVIGSGATAVTLVPAMAADAAHVTMVQRSPTYVTPLPNRDVIADLARRLLPPKAANRVARAKNILLTQGFYQLARRRPKLVRRALRSVAIHFLHNPGYVDEHFKPHYDPWDQRLCVIPSGDLYQSITSGRASVVTDHIETFVPGGIRLRSGTVVDADVVVSATGLSLLPVGGIALSVDGDPVEVGGTAAYRGLMLGGVPNFAYCIGYVNASWTLRADLSHRYLLKLLDHMERHGYASATPTAPSGTGRPLLDLSSGYVQRALDKFPHQGNRDPWLVRQNYLRDVLTTPRADVTRDMSFTRRPAPVRRPEEVVS, encoded by the coding sequence ATGCCCACTGACCAGCACTTCGACGTCCTGATCGTCGGCGCGGGCCTGTCCGGGATCGGCGCCGCCTGGCGGCTGCAGAAGCAGCGCCCGCGCGACACTTACGCCATCCTCGAGGCGCGCGGCGCGATCGGCGGCACCTGGGACCTGTTCCGCTACCCGGGCGTCCGCTCCGACTCGGACATGTACACGCTCAGCTACCCGTTCCGCCCGTGGCGAGAATCCGAGTCACTCGCCTCCGGCGACAAGATCCGCAGGTACATCGAGGACACCGCCGACGAGGCCGGCATCACCCGGCACATCCGCTTCGGCGCCCGGGTGGTGCGTGCCGACTGGTCCACCGCAGACGCCCGCTGGACCGTGCACATCGCCGACGGGGAGGTCCTGACCTGCGGTTTTATCTACGGCTGCGCCGGCTACTACAGCTACGACGAGGGCTACCAGCCGGACTTCCCGGGCCTCGGCGACTACACCGGGCGGCTCGTGCACCCGCAGTTCTGGCCACCGGATCTCGATTACCGGGGCAAGCGCGTCGCGGTCATCGGCAGCGGCGCGACCGCTGTCACGCTGGTTCCGGCCATGGCCGCCGACGCGGCGCACGTCACGATGGTGCAGCGCTCCCCCACGTACGTCACTCCTCTGCCGAACCGTGACGTGATCGCCGACCTGGCCCGTCGCCTGCTGCCGCCGAAGGCGGCCAACCGCGTGGCACGCGCCAAGAACATCCTGCTCACGCAGGGTTTCTACCAACTCGCGAGGCGGCGCCCCAAGCTCGTGCGACGCGCGTTGCGCAGCGTCGCCATCCACTTCCTCCACAATCCGGGGTACGTGGACGAGCACTTCAAACCGCACTACGACCCGTGGGACCAGCGCCTGTGCGTGATCCCGTCCGGCGACCTCTACCAGTCGATCACGAGTGGCCGCGCCTCGGTGGTGACCGACCACATCGAGACGTTCGTTCCCGGAGGTATCCGCCTCAGGTCGGGAACGGTTGTCGATGCCGACGTCGTCGTCTCCGCCACCGGGCTGTCCCTGCTGCCGGTCGGTGGGATCGCGCTGTCCGTCGACGGTGACCCGGTGGAGGTCGGCGGGACGGCCGCCTACCGCGGGCTGATGCTCGGCGGGGTGCCGAACTTCGCCTACTGCATCGGATACGTCAACGCGTCGTGGACCCTGCGCGCCGACCTGTCCCACCGCTACCTGCTGAAACTGCTCGACCACATGGAACGGCACGGCTACGCGAGCGCCACCCCGACCGCCCCGTCCGGGACCGGCCGCCCGCTGCTCGACCTGTCGTCCGGATACGTGCAGCGCGCCCTCGACAAGTTCCCGCACCAGGGAAACCGCGATCCGTGGCTGGTCCGGCAGAACTATCTGCGCGACGTCCTCACCACCCCGCGTGCCGATGTCACCCGCGACATGAGCTTCACCCGTCGTCCCGCACCCGTCCGTCGCCCTGAAGAGGTGGTCTCATGA
- a CDS encoding DUF4873 domain-containing protein yields the protein MSTGEEEYRGPATLRIDDHGTVAVEVRMSAHFEPVEGRFRWAGRTGPSDLLRERVSGGLRMATIVVPGSPETTVKLSDPDPWGGVRISGTGTPPWFTPLPREAQDAH from the coding sequence GTGAGCACCGGCGAGGAGGAGTACCGCGGACCGGCCACGTTACGCATCGACGACCACGGCACGGTCGCGGTCGAGGTGCGCATGTCGGCCCACTTCGAGCCGGTGGAGGGCCGGTTCCGCTGGGCCGGGCGCACCGGGCCGTCGGATCTGCTGCGCGAGCGGGTCAGCGGTGGCCTGCGCATGGCGACGATTGTCGTTCCCGGCTCGCCCGAGACCACGGTGAAGCTGAGTGATCCGGACCCCTGGGGTGGCGTCCGAATCTCCGGCACCGGCACTCCACCGTGGTTCACACCGCTTCCGAGGGAGGCTCAAGATGCCCACTGA
- a CDS encoding TetR family transcriptional regulator has protein sequence MNSVTPPVNPGSAGGSSGAHRGDGRRGRWDGHREQRRAELTTAAIEAIRMHGPDVGMEAIAAHAGVSKPVLYRYFADKSELWLAVGQQAGAMVLEAIVPAVAAVREERAIVGAAIDVYLAHIEADLNLYRFVVHQPDIARHRDVVADVMDTVASGLARIFGDRLRARGLDSGAALPWAYGVVGYVQAVGDWWLRQQQPISREALSEYLTTFLWGGIAGMRRAADVPGGLAARVGWARDQ, from the coding sequence ATGAACTCGGTCACTCCGCCAGTCAATCCCGGCTCGGCCGGCGGCTCATCAGGTGCCCATCGAGGCGACGGCCGTCGAGGCCGCTGGGACGGTCATCGTGAACAGCGCCGGGCGGAGCTGACCACCGCCGCCATCGAGGCGATCCGGATGCACGGCCCCGACGTCGGCATGGAGGCCATCGCCGCCCACGCCGGCGTCAGCAAGCCGGTCCTCTACCGCTACTTCGCCGACAAGTCGGAACTGTGGCTGGCCGTCGGACAGCAGGCCGGCGCCATGGTCCTGGAGGCGATCGTCCCGGCGGTCGCGGCGGTCCGCGAGGAACGGGCGATCGTGGGCGCCGCGATCGACGTCTACCTGGCGCACATCGAGGCCGATCTCAACCTGTACCGGTTCGTCGTGCATCAGCCGGACATCGCCCGGCATCGCGACGTGGTCGCCGACGTGATGGACACCGTGGCCAGCGGCCTGGCCCGGATCTTCGGCGACCGGCTGCGCGCCCGCGGCCTCGACTCCGGCGCCGCGCTGCCCTGGGCGTACGGGGTGGTCGGCTACGTGCAGGCGGTCGGCGACTGGTGGCTGCGCCAGCAGCAGCCGATCAGCCGGGAAGCGCTCAGCGAATACCTGACGACGTTCCTCTGGGGAGGCATCGCCGGCATGCGCCGCGCCGCCGACGTCCCCGGCGGACTCGCCGCTCGCGTCGGGTGGGCCAGAGACCAGTGA
- a CDS encoding AurF N-oxygenase family protein: MTTVTPPDRDRTATRLLRSSAEHSYDPEVEIDWEAPLVPGKYFVPPHRSSLYGTPLWEGMTEDQRIELTRHEVASIAGLGVWFETILMQLLIREYFKQDPTAPHAQYALTEIGDECRHSVMFGRMIARLGTPIYQPTGVNQWLGKWIAHTGVGPRMYAAILIAEEILDTLQREAMNDENVQPLVRMVSRIHVVEEARHVRYAREELARQIRSAGRGRLAFDKLVIGRAAYLTGTRLVDPRVYRAVGLDPEEGRRAARANPHFRETMRWAGERVVAFLTDLDLIGGPGTALWHASGLLPRTVRS, from the coding sequence ATGACCACAGTGACTCCGCCCGATCGTGACCGCACCGCCACTCGGCTGCTTCGCTCCTCGGCCGAGCATTCGTACGACCCCGAGGTGGAGATCGACTGGGAGGCGCCGCTCGTCCCCGGCAAGTACTTCGTTCCCCCGCACCGCTCCAGCCTCTACGGCACCCCGCTGTGGGAGGGCATGACCGAGGACCAGCGCATCGAGCTGACCAGACACGAGGTCGCCAGCATCGCGGGGCTCGGCGTCTGGTTCGAGACGATCCTCATGCAGTTGCTCATCCGGGAGTACTTCAAACAGGACCCGACCGCACCCCACGCCCAGTACGCGCTCACCGAGATCGGCGACGAGTGCCGCCACTCGGTGATGTTCGGCCGCATGATCGCCCGCCTGGGGACCCCGATCTACCAGCCCACCGGCGTCAACCAGTGGCTCGGCAAGTGGATCGCCCACACCGGAGTCGGCCCCCGCATGTACGCCGCCATCCTCATCGCCGAGGAGATCCTGGACACCCTGCAACGCGAGGCGATGAACGACGAGAACGTGCAGCCGCTGGTCCGGATGGTCTCCCGCATCCACGTCGTGGAGGAGGCCCGGCACGTCCGGTACGCCCGCGAGGAACTGGCCCGCCAGATCCGGTCCGCCGGCCGCGGCCGCCTCGCCTTCGACAAACTGGTCATCGGCCGGGCGGCCTACCTGACCGGGACACGGCTCGTCGACCCGCGCGTCTACCGGGCGGTCGGCCTCGACCCGGAGGAGGGCCGGCGGGCCGCGCGCGCCAACCCGCACTTCCGCGAGACGATGCGGTGGGCGGGGGAGCGGGTGGTCGCCTTCCTCACCGATCTCGACCTGATCGGCGGTCCGGGCACGGCGCTCTGGCACGCCTCGGGGCTTCTTCCGCGTACGGTGCGCTCATAG
- a CDS encoding 2-hydroxyacid dehydrogenase produces the protein MRVAVFSAKPYDRRFLTEADQGAGHELVFLEPRLSPDTASLAGGCDAVCAFVNDDLSAPVLERLAAIGVRLVALRSAGYNHVDLTAARKLGLAVTRVPGYSPYAVAEHCAGLVLALNRRIHRAYNRVREHNFALNGLLGFDLHGRTVGVIGTGKIGVRFIRIMAGFGCRVLAYDPYPGDEAVAAGARYVPLETLLGESDIVTLHCPLTPGTYHLIDERRIAQMRDGVMLINTSRGALIDTAAVLRALKTGRIGHLGLDVYEEEADLFFEDLSDEMPGDDVFSRLVTFPNVLITGHQAFFTEDALRNIAASTVASLTAYARDGSTAAIAPDALVC, from the coding sequence ATGCGTGTCGCCGTGTTCAGCGCCAAGCCCTACGACCGACGATTCCTGACCGAGGCCGACCAGGGGGCCGGCCACGAGCTGGTCTTCCTGGAGCCCCGGCTGTCACCGGACACGGCATCCCTCGCCGGCGGGTGCGACGCGGTGTGCGCGTTCGTCAACGACGACCTGAGCGCGCCGGTGCTGGAGCGGCTCGCCGCGATCGGGGTCCGGCTGGTCGCGCTGCGCTCGGCCGGTTACAACCACGTCGACCTGACCGCGGCCCGCAAGCTGGGCCTCGCGGTCACCCGGGTGCCGGGCTATTCGCCGTACGCGGTGGCCGAACACTGCGCCGGCCTGGTGCTCGCCCTCAACCGCCGGATCCACCGCGCCTACAACCGGGTACGCGAGCACAACTTCGCACTCAACGGCCTGCTCGGCTTCGACCTGCACGGCCGTACCGTCGGGGTGATCGGCACCGGGAAGATCGGCGTCCGCTTCATCCGGATCATGGCCGGGTTCGGGTGCCGGGTGCTGGCCTACGACCCGTACCCGGGCGACGAGGCGGTCGCGGCCGGCGCCCGGTACGTGCCGCTCGAGACGCTGCTCGGCGAGTCGGACATCGTCACGCTGCACTGTCCGCTCACGCCCGGCACCTACCACCTGATCGACGAGCGGCGGATCGCGCAGATGCGCGACGGCGTCATGCTGATCAACACGAGCCGGGGCGCGCTGATCGACACGGCGGCCGTGCTGCGGGCGCTGAAGACGGGCCGCATCGGACATCTCGGCCTCGACGTCTACGAGGAGGAGGCGGACCTCTTCTTCGAGGACCTCTCCGACGAGATGCCCGGCGACGACGTGTTCAGCCGCCTGGTCACCTTCCCGAACGTGCTCATCACCGGTCACCAGGCGTTCTTCACCGAGGACGCGCTGCGCAACATTGCGGCCAGCACGGTGGCGAGCCTGACCGCGTACGCCCGGGACGGCTCCACCGCCGCCATCGCACCCGACGCGCTGGTGTGCTGA
- a CDS encoding DUF4132 domain-containing protein — protein MFKWLDLIPPPAPGDIDTAWVASADPSAPADGGERRRVLALRWHLAASEIEKPSFDRDPEIHRIAAGPLPWTTGDLGWALRVAHGGRIYDGMLYHLPLLIAEQLPAERLAAFEPALASILEETCSGYFMPHSLRDPLAGRYERLLTRVGAGVPAHLLPAYDAAGLAARRQLGGRLTDPGTIAVLEFASTLPKPVPTKAWLRQGEALLRDTPQAVAAVHDVLDIYTGTTGWTRETQDRLVRGLCWLAATDPSEETTVRLARVAESAGRSPGRTAEPRASRTAAAVIEILVERPGPEPARVLARLALTARSRPVRARVRTGLERMGTVRGWEPGEALELAVDHHDLDADGRRSWPAPGGHTVIAEIAGEKAVVRAWRAGQPLRSMPAAIRDDEVVRAAKEFAKQVTATLATERVRVEALSSLDRVWEWETWERRYLRHPVTGTLGRRLIWQVSTDRRSWVTGLPEPAGDGWSVGGLSGPGCAVRLWHPAVADAAEVSGWRDRITAAGLRQPFKQAFREVYALTPAEEQTRVYSNRFAGHILRYRQAHALMRVRGWSAGFLGPWDGGHRSEAVKEFAAGGWQASFFHEAVDSGGHEAEFCSTDQVRFARREGRRWEPAPLAEVPQRVLSEAMRDVDLFVGVTSIAADESWFDRGEHPFRAYWSNAVFGDLSGSAEVRRDVLARLLPGLAIGPKCELTDRFLRVRGTRAVYRIHLGSGNVLMEPNDAYLCIVPGGRGARVSLPFDDDERLSLILSKAFLLAADQRITDPTILRQLPR, from the coding sequence ATGTTCAAGTGGCTCGATCTGATCCCGCCGCCGGCTCCCGGTGACATCGACACGGCCTGGGTGGCGTCGGCCGATCCGTCGGCGCCGGCGGACGGCGGCGAGCGGCGGCGCGTGCTGGCGTTGCGGTGGCACCTGGCCGCCTCCGAGATCGAGAAGCCGAGCTTCGACCGCGATCCGGAGATCCACCGGATCGCCGCCGGTCCCCTGCCCTGGACGACCGGCGATCTGGGGTGGGCACTGCGGGTCGCGCACGGCGGCCGCATCTACGACGGCATGCTCTACCACCTGCCGCTCCTGATCGCCGAGCAGTTGCCGGCCGAGCGGCTGGCCGCCTTCGAGCCGGCTCTCGCCTCGATCCTCGAGGAGACCTGCTCCGGCTACTTCATGCCGCACTCCCTCCGCGATCCGCTGGCCGGGCGATATGAGCGGCTGCTGACCCGGGTCGGCGCCGGCGTGCCGGCGCACCTGCTGCCCGCGTACGACGCGGCCGGCCTGGCCGCCCGCCGCCAACTGGGCGGGCGGCTCACCGATCCGGGCACGATCGCCGTGCTGGAGTTCGCGTCCACCCTGCCGAAGCCCGTGCCCACGAAGGCGTGGCTGCGCCAGGGCGAGGCCCTGCTGCGGGACACGCCACAGGCCGTCGCGGCGGTGCATGACGTCCTCGACATCTATACCGGGACAACCGGCTGGACACGGGAGACTCAGGACCGGCTGGTGCGGGGCCTCTGCTGGCTGGCCGCGACCGACCCGTCCGAGGAGACGACCGTGCGGCTGGCGCGGGTCGCCGAGTCGGCCGGTCGGTCGCCGGGCCGCACCGCCGAGCCGAGGGCGTCACGCACCGCGGCCGCCGTCATCGAGATCCTGGTGGAGCGGCCGGGCCCGGAGCCGGCCCGGGTGCTGGCCCGGCTCGCCCTGACCGCCCGCAGCAGGCCCGTCCGCGCCCGCGTGCGGACCGGGCTGGAGCGGATGGGCACGGTCCGCGGCTGGGAGCCGGGCGAGGCACTCGAGCTGGCGGTCGACCATCACGACCTCGACGCCGACGGCCGCCGCTCCTGGCCGGCGCCCGGCGGGCACACCGTGATCGCCGAGATCGCCGGGGAGAAGGCCGTGGTCCGGGCCTGGCGGGCCGGGCAGCCGCTGCGGAGCATGCCGGCCGCGATCCGGGACGACGAGGTGGTCAGGGCGGCGAAGGAGTTCGCCAAGCAGGTCACCGCCACGCTGGCCACCGAGCGGGTCCGGGTGGAGGCACTGTCCTCCCTGGACCGGGTCTGGGAGTGGGAGACGTGGGAGCGGCGCTACCTGCGGCATCCGGTCACCGGCACGCTCGGGCGGCGGCTGATCTGGCAGGTCTCCACCGACCGGCGGAGCTGGGTGACCGGGCTGCCCGAGCCGGCCGGCGACGGCTGGTCGGTGGGCGGCCTGAGCGGTCCGGGGTGCGCCGTGCGGCTGTGGCATCCGGCGGTCGCCGACGCGGCCGAGGTGTCCGGCTGGCGTGACCGGATCACCGCGGCCGGGCTGCGGCAGCCGTTCAAACAGGCATTCCGGGAGGTGTACGCGCTGACGCCGGCCGAGGAGCAGACCCGCGTCTACTCCAACCGGTTCGCCGGGCACATCCTGAGGTACCGGCAGGCCCACGCCCTCATGCGGGTGCGCGGCTGGTCGGCCGGATTCCTCGGCCCGTGGGACGGCGGCCATCGCAGCGAGGCCGTCAAGGAGTTCGCGGCCGGCGGCTGGCAGGCGTCGTTCTTTCACGAGGCCGTCGACTCCGGCGGCCACGAGGCGGAGTTCTGCTCGACCGATCAGGTGCGGTTCGCCCGCCGGGAGGGCCGCCGGTGGGAGCCGGCACCGCTCGCCGAGGTGCCGCAACGGGTGCTCAGCGAGGCGATGCGCGACGTCGACCTGTTCGTCGGGGTGACGTCGATCGCCGCCGACGAGAGCTGGTTCGACCGGGGCGAGCACCCGTTCCGGGCGTACTGGTCGAATGCCGTCTTCGGTGACCTGTCGGGCAGCGCCGAGGTGCGCCGGGACGTGCTGGCCCGCCTGCTGCCCGGGCTGGCGATCGGCCCGAAGTGCGAGCTGACCGACCGTTTCCTGCGGGTCCGCGGCACCCGTGCCGTCTACCGGATCCACCTGGGGTCCGGCAACGTGCTGATGGAGCCGAACGACGCCTATCTGTGCATCGTGCCCGGTGGCCGGGGCGCGCGGGTGAGCCTGCCGTTCGACGACGACGAGCGGTTGTCGCTGATCCTGTCCAAGGCGTTCCTGCTCGCCGCCGACCAGCGCATCACCGACCCGACGATCCTGCGCCAGCTGCCCCGCTGA
- a CDS encoding trimeric intracellular cation channel family protein, whose translation MSPDTAIYVLELIGVFVFATSGALMAIRSGFDVVGIVVLAETTALGGGVLRDVIIGAHPPAAFRDPLYLAIPLVAAAVTFFFHPQVARLGIAVLIFDAGGLGLYTVTGTVKALDAGLGMLQAVILGVTTAVGGGVLRDVLARETPELFKTENELYAVPSAIGAIIVAVAYQSGWLLPAAAAGAAVFVSGLRLLALWRGWRAPGAWAVRR comes from the coding sequence ATGTCGCCGGACACCGCCATCTACGTGCTCGAGCTCATCGGCGTGTTCGTCTTCGCCACGTCCGGGGCGCTGATGGCGATCCGCAGCGGTTTCGACGTGGTCGGCATCGTGGTGCTCGCCGAGACGACCGCTCTGGGCGGCGGCGTCCTGCGTGACGTCATCATCGGCGCCCATCCCCCGGCCGCCTTCCGGGATCCGCTCTACCTGGCCATCCCCCTGGTCGCCGCGGCGGTCACCTTCTTCTTCCACCCGCAGGTCGCCCGGCTCGGCATCGCCGTGCTGATCTTCGACGCCGGCGGCCTCGGCCTCTACACCGTGACCGGCACGGTGAAGGCTCTCGACGCCGGCCTCGGCATGCTCCAGGCCGTCATCCTCGGCGTCACCACGGCCGTCGGCGGCGGCGTGCTCCGTGACGTGCTCGCCCGCGAGACCCCGGAGCTCTTCAAAACCGAGAACGAGTTGTACGCCGTGCCGTCCGCGATCGGGGCGATCATCGTGGCCGTCGCCTACCAGAGCGGATGGCTGCTGCCGGCGGCCGCGGCCGGGGCGGCCGTGTTCGTCTCCGGCCTCCGCCTGCTCGCCCTGTGGCGGGGCTGGCGCGCTCCCGGCGCGTGGGCGGTCCGCCGGTGA